The Primulina tabacum isolate GXHZ01 chromosome 7, ASM2559414v2, whole genome shotgun sequence genome includes a window with the following:
- the LOC142551825 gene encoding LOW QUALITY PROTEIN: glucomannan 4-beta-mannosyltransferase 1-like (The sequence of the model RefSeq protein was modified relative to this genomic sequence to represent the inferred CDS: inserted 1 base in 1 codon; deleted 1 base in 1 codon), whose protein sequence is MRNVGFTGLEINETYNPTRGINYAWECIRLQIIVPLLQIALYICIGMSIMLFIERVYMAVVIICVKCLGKKRYTAYQLDAIKEDLEKNKNYPMVLVQIPMYNEKEVYKLSIGAVSNLSWPSDRLIVQVLDDSTNAALRALVELECQKWIRSGVNIKYETRNNRNGYKAGALREGLKKSYVEACEFVVIFDXPEKDFLWRTVPYLLENPQLGLVQARWKFVNADECIMTRLQEMSLQYHFSVEQEVGSSTCSFFGFNGTAGVWRMSALIDAGGWKDRTTVEDMDLAVRASLKGWKFLFAGDLAVKNELPSTFKAYRYQQHRWSCGPANLFRKMFMEIVLCERVSIWKKWHVIYAFFFVRKIVAHWVTFFFYCIVIPTTILIPEVHLPKPLAIYLPAAITILNAVSTLRSIHLLVLWILFENVMSLHRSKAAIIGLLEANRVNEWVVTEKLGNNARKNNPRAVTRPRSRIGERIHFTELTLGLFLLHCAIYNMLYGNDHFYIYLLLQATAFFVVGVGYIGTIVPN, encoded by the exons ATGAGAAATGTCGGTTTTACAGGGCTAGAGATCAATGAAACCTACAATCCCACAAGAGGCATCAATTATGCTTGGGAGTGTATAAGACTTCAAATAATTGTGCCTCTTCTACAGATTGCGCTATACATATGCATAGGGATGTCAATAATGCTTTTCATTGAACGGGTTTACATGGCTGTTGTTATCATATGCGTCAAATGTCTGGGAAAGAAAAGATACACCGCTTACCAGCTAGATGCCATAAAAGAAGACCTGGAGAAAAACAAGAACTATCCGATGGTGTTGGTTCAAATCCCAATGTATAACGAAAAGGAG GTTTATAAGCTATCAATTGGAGCTGTATCTAATCTTTCATGGCCATCAGATCGACTCATTGTGCAGGTTCTAGATGACTCTACCAATGCAGCCTTACGG GCACTGGTGGAATTAGAGTGCCAAAAATGGATCCGCAGCGGTGTGAATATAAAGTATGAAACAAGGAACAACAGAAATGGTTACAAAGCGGGTGCCCTTCGAGAAGGTTTAAAAAAGAGTTATGTTGAAGCTTGTGAATTTGTAGTCATCTTCG AGCCAGAAAAAGATTTTCTCTGGAGGACCGTTCCCTATCTACTTGAAAACCCACAATTGGGCTTGGTTCAGGCAAGGTGGAAATTTG TGAATGCAGATGAATGCATAATGACTCGCCTCCAAGAGATGTCATTACAATATCACTTCAGTGTTGAGCAAGAAGTTGGATCCTCAACATGCTCGTTCTTTGGATTCAATG GGACAGCTGGTGTTTGGCGGATGAGTGCGCTAATTGATGCTGGTGGATGGAAGGACAGAACCACAGTAGAGGACATGGACCTTGCCGTCAGGGCTAGCCTAAAGGGCTGGAAATTTCTCTTCGCGGGTGACCTGGCG GTGAAAAACGAGCTACCAAGTACATTTAAGGCATACAGATACCAACAGCATCGCTGGTCATGCGGGCCGGCTAATCTCTTCaggaaaatgttcatggaaATAGTTCTTTGCGAG CGCGTGTCAATCTGGAAGAAGTGGCACGTCATATATGCTTTTTTCTTTGTAAGGAAGATTGTTGCACATTGGGTTACGTTTTTCTTTTACTGCATCGTGATCCCAACAACAATCTTAATTCCTGAAGTCCATCTGCCAAAGCCGCTAGCGATTTATCTTCCAGCTGCCATTACCATTCTCAATGCAGTGTCCACTCTCAG GTCTATACATCTTCTAGTACTATGGATACTCTTTGAAAATGTCATGTCTCTTCATAGATCAAAGGCGGCAATAATTGGACTTCTTGAAGCTAACCGAGTAAATGAATGGGTTGTTACTGAAAAGCTGGGGAACAACGCAAGGAAGAACAATCCAAGAGCAGTCACGAGG CCTCGATCACGTATTGGTGAAAG GATCCACTTCACAGAGCTTACTCTCGGATTGTTTCTGCTACATTGTGCCATTTACAATATGCTATATGGGAACGACCATTTCTATATTTACCTACTACTCCAGGCAACCGCTTTTTTTGTTGTTGGAGTTGGGTACATAGGGACTATTGTACCGAACTAA
- the LOC142551828 gene encoding uncharacterized protein LOC142551828 isoform X2 → MLQNPSPQRTPPSSWPPVTTFQLFFVYLLIKSSFQTKSFHRTCAFSNTATRIAIPDFWLLHPINPVSKKVKSNEDLCSEIREFLSTVGYPEDHVPSMKELAQHGRKDLAHMVRRRGYKLIRQILQSSATRNLIKFDIEMDETGKLKMFGGSGGQNEKLKASVGDVLPRDVMEEGDLYRYQEKDGDLFSSDQRSVASDSSIPFMQEKVANFIKHGKLVGIDEKIYAGEGERGTESEDAHEVQNTSSNQGNNNLLLQSSIGGETLNINSMNTCVSKEEQTPVNHKNDLDDEVCVHHNFNLGHDLFGL, encoded by the exons ATGCTGCAAAACCCATCTCCGCAGCGCACTCCACCGTCCTCATGGCCACCTGTTACTACTTTCCAACTTTTCTTCGTTTATCTTCTGATAAAATCTTCTTTTCAAACCAAATCTTTTCACAGGACTTGTGCATTTTCCAACACCGCCACAAGAATTGCTATTCCCGATTTTTGGCTTCTTCATCCAATAAATCCAG TTAGCAAGAAGGTGAAAAGCAATGAAGATCTTTGCAGTGAGATTAGAGAATTTTTATCCACCGTTGGATATCCTGAAGATCATGTGCCCTCCATGAAGGAGCTTGCGCAGCATGGAAG GAAAGACCTTGCACACATGGTCAGGCGAAGAGGATACAAACTTATTAGACAGATTCTTCAGTCCTCAGCTACAAGAAACTTAATCAAATTCGATATAGAGATGGACGAAACAGGAAAATTGAAGATGTTCGGGGGATCTGGAG GTCAGAATGAGAAACTGAAAGCCTCGGTCGGTGATGTATTACCAAGGGATGTTATGGAAGAGGGAGACTTGTATAGATATCAAGAAAAAGATGGAGACCTTTTCTCGAGTGACCAAAGGTCTGTGGCATCAGATTCAAGTATCCCGTTCATGCAGGAGAAGGTGGCTAATTTTATTAAGCATGGAAAGTTGGTTGGAATTGACG AGAAAATATATGCCGGTGAAGGAGAGAGAGGTACTGAATCAGAAGATGCACATGAAGTGCAAAATACCTCAAGTAATCAAGGGAACAACAATCTTTTGTTACAAAGCTCTATTGGTGGtgaaacattaaatataaattcCAT GAACACCTGCGTCTCAAAAGAAGAGCAAACACCTGTGAATCACAAAAATGATCTAGATGATGAGGTCTGTGTGCACCATAATTTCAATCTTGGCCATGATTTATTTGGATTATGA
- the LOC142551828 gene encoding uncharacterized protein LOC142551828 isoform X1: protein MLQNPSPQRTPPSSWPPVTTFQLFFVYLLIKSSFQTKSFHRTCAFSNTATRIAIPDFWLLHPINPVSKKVKSNEDLCSEIREFLSTVGYPEDHVPSMKELAQHGRKDLAHMVRRRGYKLIRQILQSSATRNLIKFDIEMDETGKLKMFGGSGGQNEKLKASVGDVLPRDVMEEGDLYRYQEKDGDLFSSDQRSVASDSSIPFMQEKVANFIKHGKLVGIDEKIYAGEGERGTESEDAHEVQNTSSNQGNNNLLLQSSIGGETLNINSMYFTRFKGNVSVAFFFYELFFSCSIASLHLIYTGTPASQKKSKHL from the exons ATGCTGCAAAACCCATCTCCGCAGCGCACTCCACCGTCCTCATGGCCACCTGTTACTACTTTCCAACTTTTCTTCGTTTATCTTCTGATAAAATCTTCTTTTCAAACCAAATCTTTTCACAGGACTTGTGCATTTTCCAACACCGCCACAAGAATTGCTATTCCCGATTTTTGGCTTCTTCATCCAATAAATCCAG TTAGCAAGAAGGTGAAAAGCAATGAAGATCTTTGCAGTGAGATTAGAGAATTTTTATCCACCGTTGGATATCCTGAAGATCATGTGCCCTCCATGAAGGAGCTTGCGCAGCATGGAAG GAAAGACCTTGCACACATGGTCAGGCGAAGAGGATACAAACTTATTAGACAGATTCTTCAGTCCTCAGCTACAAGAAACTTAATCAAATTCGATATAGAGATGGACGAAACAGGAAAATTGAAGATGTTCGGGGGATCTGGAG GTCAGAATGAGAAACTGAAAGCCTCGGTCGGTGATGTATTACCAAGGGATGTTATGGAAGAGGGAGACTTGTATAGATATCAAGAAAAAGATGGAGACCTTTTCTCGAGTGACCAAAGGTCTGTGGCATCAGATTCAAGTATCCCGTTCATGCAGGAGAAGGTGGCTAATTTTATTAAGCATGGAAAGTTGGTTGGAATTGACG AGAAAATATATGCCGGTGAAGGAGAGAGAGGTACTGAATCAGAAGATGCACATGAAGTGCAAAATACCTCAAGTAATCAAGGGAACAACAATCTTTTGTTACAAAGCTCTATTGGTGGtgaaacattaaatataaattcCATGTACTTCACCCGCTTCAAAGGAAACGTCTCAGTCGCTTTCTTTTTCTACGaactttttttttcttgttcGATTGCATCACTGCATCTGATTTATACAGGAACACCTGCGTCTCAAAAGAAGAGCAAACACCTGTGA